The DNA sequence GCAGATGATGGAGATTGACGGGAAAATGATCGAAAGGGAGAGAACCAGAAAGCAGGGTGAAATCCTGGAAGCTCTCCAGTCAGTTACATGTACCTAAATAAGAGGAGTTCAGGATCTAAAACAATCTTGGAAATAGCATTTCAAGCGCAAAATCTAAGGGTGCCAACAGTTAATGAAAACATCTTCAGAGAAAATGCTGATTATACGGATAGATTTTCTCCGTTCCCATGAAACGAGATCCACAGGACGTAAAGGATGTAACCACCAACAGATATGGAATGTCCCAGTATGAGAATGATTATAAACACCGTGAGTGAGAAATGGTAAGTGAAGTCTGCCAGAATAAAAATCAGGTAATAAAGGAGCATGACAATAACAAGGATGTAGGTTGCCGTTACCAAGGGTCTCCTGGTCTTCAGGCGCTTCGCAAATTCCACTTTCTGATCTTCGCTCTCCTCAACCTTTACCGTTCCCAGGCCAAGGCAGCTGGGGCAGATATCTATGTGCCCATTGTCGTCTTTTGTGGTTCCGGTGCCATTGCACAGTTCACATACTGTTTCCAATGTGATAATTATTGTTTGATAGTATGTAAATTATTGTTATCCTTAAGAAACACGATCTCAAGTTTTCATTTTCTCAAGTTTTGACACTTTCTGCCTGATGCTTCTCTCGCAATTAGAGCAGCATGCGTAGTAAACGTGATTATTAAGTGTTACGCGGAGTGGAGAATCTCTTATGAGTTTTCCACAATAATCGCAGTGCACGTGAGACAATCTTATATTCGCGTCGAAAAATTTTCTCCTCTTGACTATCTCCAGATTCCTGATTTCCAGGTCGCCGATTTTTGGGATATCTTCATAGTGCATAACAGCCATGTGGCTTCCATCAATGAGTTCGTAGTCCTCAAGGAGAAGATCTGCTGGCAGTTCAGAGTTTTTACTGAAGTGCACAATTGCCAGGTTTTCATCCTCGATCGAGAGCTTTAGAGTAAAGCCTGAAATTACTCCGGATGAGACAAGATCATCAATTCTGTGCTTGACAGTTATCCGGCTTATATTTAGTTCCCTGGCGATGTCAGAGAGAGGCATCCGGGAATTTCCCCTCAGGATAGATATTAGTCTCTGATCGAGTTCAGCCCTATCATTGATCATGTTGTGATAATTTCATTGTTGTATTTTACAATTTGTAAAGAATCGTCTTTAATACATGTCTGTAATATACACCTATGGCAAAAAATATTGATCCAGTTTGTGGAATGAAGGTATCGGACACCAGTGTTTCCAGCACGTATAATGGAAAGACCTACTATTTCTGCTGTGACCACTGCAAACAGACATTTGACCAGAATCCAATCAAGTACACAAGGTAATATAGATGCCTACAGACCCAGTATGCGGCATGTACGTTCCCGAAACAAGTAACATATATACTGTTGTTGACGGCGAGAAAATTTATTTCTGCTCCAAGTCATGCATGCAGGAATACACATCCCCCGATGTCAGGGAAAGGAGCCTTAAATCAAGACTTGAGGTTGCGTGGGCGTTCGCGATACCTGTACTGATCCTTACATACTTCTTTCAGTTTCCATTCAAGGATTACGTGCTTCTTGCGCTTGCACTTCCAGTTCAGCTCTATTCAGGCTACGTATTCTACCAGGGCGCATACATGGCAGTAAAATCCCGTTCAGGTAACATGGATCTGCTTATCACTATCGGCACTGTAACTGCCTTTGTCTTTTCCATTTTCATCACACTGTTCCCCCGGGCCATAACATCGGCGGGTGTTTACTTTGATGCATCAGCATTCATAATCACCCTGATACTCACTGGAAACTATGTAGAGAACAGCACAAAGAAAAGGGCAAACAGGTCAGCCGCCCGGCTGGTTGACATGATCCCGGCCACGAGCCATTTCATCAACAGTAGTGGCGATGTAACTGACAGGAGCACGTCCGAACTGTCTGCGGGAGACAGAATCCTGGTGAAGCCCGGGGAGTTGTTTCCATGTGACGGCAAGATATACGAGGGGCTTACAGAAGTGGATCAGTCTATACTGACTGGCGAGCAGGAACCGGTTACCCGAAGAGAGGGGGATGATGTGTACTCAGGCACGTCCAACCTCAACGGATCTGTGAAGGTCACGATTTCAAAGACCGGAAAGAATACAACCGTTGGCCAGATTTACGACATGATAAGAAGGGCTGCAACCGGAAGGGCCAAGGTACAGAAAATAGCGGACAGGTTCTCTGCCATTTTTATACCTATTGTTCTGAGCGTAGCTTTCGCTTCATCAATATTCTGGGTTCTTTTTCTTACTTATGTTGGAAGCCCATATGCCATCGAGATAGCAGTGCTGTCATTCGTTTCTGTTGTAGTGATAGCATGTCCCTGTGCAATCGGGCTTGCAGGTCCAATTACCATGCTTATATCGTCCAGCATCTCGTCGGAAAATGGCATTGTGATCAAGAACGCTGGCTCGCTTGACCGTCTGGCAAAAGCGACGAGGGTGGTGTTCGACAAAACCGGAACCCTTACTGAGAGCGAGCCGGAAATACTGTCCATATCCGTACAGGGAAGCATGAAAGAGGAAAGTCTGCTTGCAATGGCAGCTGCAATTGAGATGAATTCAAATCATCCTGTGGCTAAGGCCATTACCGTTGAGGCAAAACGCAGGAACCTGAATATACCTCCTGCTACTGGAATAATCGAAATTCCCGGAACCGGCATTGAAGGAAAGGCCGAAGGCAGAAAGATACGCCTTGAGAGGTCGTTCCAGCCTTCTGGATCTGCCGTAGATGTTTTCGTTGATGGCAATAATGTGGGGTCGATCCATCTTGGGTACAGGATACGCCATGGATCAAAGGAAGCAGTGGATCAGCTGAAATCAATTGGATTGTCGTTATCTGTACTTTCGGGTGATTCCGAGCCGGCTGTAGCAGACATAGCAGCGAAACTGGGCATAACAGACATACACGCAGGGGTCCTGCCAGGGAAGAAGGCAGAAGTCGTCAAACAGTTCCAGGCAGATGGGGACTATGTTATTTTCGTTGGAGATGGCATAAATGATACAGTAGCCCTGGAGACAGCAGATGTTGGCATTGCAATGGGAAGCGGATCAGAAATTGCAAGGAACAGCGGTGATCTTATAATCCTGAGCAATGATCTTGGCAGCATACCAAAAGCAATTGTCATAGCCGGTAAAACAGTTTCCAAGATCAGGCAGAACATCTTCTGGGCAATAAGTTACAACAGCGCATTGATACCAGTTGCTGCAGGAATACTTGTTCCTGTATTTGGCCTGACAATATATTCAATACTGCCAATGCTTGCTGCCCTGGCTATGGGATTTAGTTCCACCACGGTGGTAATGAATTCAATTCTCATGAAGGGAAGAACTCAGAAGGTGCTGAGGGGCATTGGGAATTCAGCCGTGGTCAAACAAGTTACCGGGGGCGCGTGAAAAAGTGGAAATAAGGGTTGGTAAAAAGTGGAAATAAGGGTTGGTAAAGGTTCCGTAACCATAGATGACAATATTCTGTACAGGGTAGGGAAGAATTTTATAGTCCTGAAACTAACAACGGAAGCCGGCCCGTGCACTGATGCCATGTGCCAGATCATAACAACAGCCGAGGCTGAGATAAAGGACAGTATCGATCCGGATCTCCTGACCTTCCAGTTATCAGGCGGATATCTTGCGATGGATCCCGCAGTTTACAGGTCCATAGATCGGGGAAGGCAGTCTGTCTCAATCAGGGCAGGCAGGAAATCTCCCCTGACAGTAAGGAATTTTTCTTTCGTGCAGTGAAAGCAAGCTTCAAATATTGCCCTTTTTCAACACTGCCCTCTGAAAGATAAGCGTTTGCCTGTATTTGCGTTCAGGGGTGACGGAGATGTTATTTTTGAAGAACTGCATCTCGGTTTCCTTATTGCCGGCAAAACCAGCAACGTTAAAGGTCATTGATATAACATCCTTCCGCTGCGACATACCGGGCATTTCATCAAAAATTCCTGTTTTCCCATCCGGCATCTGTACCTCCGCATAACCAAAGGAAACAAGGTAAACAAATTCATCAGACCGGTACTCAACTGGAGAATCCTGGCTTACAGATGCATTGTGCCAGAGTATGTCAAGAACCTCGGTGTTATCGACCGGGACTTCACTTACTGCCCTGTCAAGTTCGTCTTTATGTTTCTCGTTTTTCAGCTTCTGTTCAATTTTCTCTATTTCTCCCATTGTTAAATCACCCTCAATTTTATTTCCATGCCAGTCGAGTATTCTGAGTCAACACACAATAACAGCATCATACTTTAATTAAGCTGCCATCAGGCCAATAGCCGGAATAGTTTTATTGGCCTACAGTGGCTGCTGTGTTAACCATCTCTTTTGCAGCTTTTGTGTATCGCATTATCTTCATCATGGGACCTTCGAGCTTGAATTTTCCGGTAAGGATCCCCTGGATTGGGTCTATCTCTCTGTTTAACAGCTTGTTCCAGTTTGAATATTTTCCTATGTACTTGAATTCAGTTTTCGGCAGGTTATCAGCAGATGCTATGTACTTTGCCGAACGGCATTTCCCGTGATACAGGTCCAGGTAAATATACTCGTCGCTCGGGTGTGCCTCATCTTTCTGCACCACAAACATGATATCTCCCTCCCATGTCTTACCCGCGTCTTCGTAGGCTTTGCTTGCATTGAGCTTCTCCATGTACTCCTTGACCCACTCTTCACTCGGAAATTTTGCCATACTTATACACGCTTAATCTTTATATAAGGTTTAGCCAAGTTAACAGACTTCTCCATCCTCTACCATGGCTGGTGTCAATTAAATCCTTGGTGCATGTATCTATCGAAGGTACGTGAGATGTATGCAGAATGTCTTATGCCTGATCGTAGATGCTTCAAAGCAGTCAAACACACGTTGTGAGTAATGAATTCAGGAAAACCGTAAATGAGATGAGGTTTGTCAATAAATTTTTCATCCAGGGTGTTGAAAATCTGGAGACAAAAACAGCAATTTCAGGGGAAAGCAAGTTCCGCCGGCAAAAAATTAGGGCAGAAGCGAAATAATTTGTACGCTTACACACTCCTCTAAACATGCCTGCCGTCAGGGTTCTTTATGGAACTAGGGACAAATACGAAATTCATCCGGCAGCAGTTAGAGAGATAGAGTCATTTTTCGGGATTAGATGGTCCGATATACTTTGGGATGGAAAGGTTCAGGTACCGGATTTGCCACAGGATAAGAAACTCAAGGAAGATCTGTCCGGGATGCTGGATCCGGATAAAATATCGCTGGACCCACAAAGCAGGCTGATTCATTCCTTTGGTTTATCTTCCAATGAGATCGCCGGACTTAAGGCTGGCAGATATCCTGAAATTGTCGACGCTGTCGTCGAGCCGGAAGCTAAAGACCTTCCCGGACTCATCGCCTTCCTGAAATCCAGGAAAATCCACTCCATAATCTACGGGGGCGGGACTTCCGTTAATGGGTCTTTGCTCTACAAGAGAAAAGGTTTGACAATAGCAATTTCCACAGATCGCCTGAAAGAATACAGGGTCGTTGACAATATTGCCATAGTGGGGTCAGGCTGGAAAGGCGGCGAACTCGAGAAGAAACTCAACGAATCAGGATTGACAGCGGGGCATTTCCCTGAATCAATGCTGGCCTCAACAGTTGGCGGTTGGGTAGCTACAAAAGCAGCCGGACAGGAATCAAACTATTATGGATCTATAGAAGACAGAACCATCGGAGCTGTTGTAGTGAGATCAGACGGTATTATAAGGGATACAATCAGTCCAAGGGAATCATCCGGGATCATGGCAAAGGACATTGCTCTTGGTTCTGAGGGAAGGTACGGCGTGATAACAGAGGTTGCACTGAAGGTACAATCCCTTCCCAAAAAAAGATTTTACAGGGCATTTATCCTGAGAGATTTTGAGTCAGGCATAGATTACATGAGAAAACTCCATGGCATTCCTGCAGTAGTGAGGCTTTCTGATGCAGAAGAAACTGGATTTTCCCTAAACAATACTGAGGAATCATTTGGCATCAGGTATGTGCGGAGCAGGATAAGGTCCATGGGTTTCGAGAAACCGTGCCTCATTATAATGATAGACAATGATCAGGACAGGATCGTCAAACCACCACGATCCATATCACTTGGAAGGTCACCTGCAGTGACCTGGGAGCGTGATAGATACGAAAGGCCGTATCTCGGAAACGAATTATGGAAGAGGGGAATCATTCCCGATACCCTTGAAACTTCAGCGATATGGGATAATATGGCTACCCTCCACTCCACAACTTTATTGGAATTTGAAAGGATCAGGGAAGAGAGAGGGTTCAGGGGATTCATAATGTCCCACATTTCGCACGTATACGATCAGGGTGCATGCATATATTTCACATTTGCGATCATGTCAGGAAACGAGATCGAGGATCTGTCGGCAGTAAGAGAAGCTATCCTGAACAACTTCATTACTCAGGGGTCTCCCGTGACGCATCATCATGGCCCTGGAACGCTCATGCGGAAGTACGTGGAGAAGAACATGATCGCAATGCAAGCTTTACTGATGGACCCGATATTTTCGGAGGTTGAATAAATGAAGGAATTCTCATTCAGGACAAGGGAAAAAGAGATATCAGAGCTAGATGGAAAGCATTTCCAGGTTGCAATAATAGGCGGTGGAATTACCGGGGCGGGACTGGCAAATATTATGGCAGAGAATGGTGTCAGCACTGTTCTATTTGACAAGTCAGATTTCTGTGCAGGCACCAGCGCAGGCTCATCAAAACTGATCCACGGAGGTCTGCGGTACCTTCAGCAGGGAAAGATCCGCCTGACACGGGAGTTGCTCAAGGAGCGGGAATACCTTCTCAAGACAACGGACATTGTAAAAAAGCTGGATTTCAAGGTCATCATTGACGATTACTCCTGGGGGAAAGGGGAACTTACGTTTGGCATATTCCTTTACAATGTTCTTGCTGGTCACCTGAAGGTGCAGAGAATGGTGAAAGACAATCTCGGCATCCCCGGAGTGAAAGGTTACTTTCCGTATTATGATGCTGTCACAGAGGACACAGAGCTTGTGATGTATAACATAGCTTACGCTTCTCAACTTGGTGCAACATGCCTTAACTATACAGAGATAACTTCCATATCAAAGCCCGACAAAAATTATGCGCTGGAATATATCGACAGGCACGGAAAGAAGACAGGCAAGGTTTCAGCCGAGATTGTGGTCAACTGCGGCGGACCATGGGCTAAGAGGGTAAGGGAACTTTACGATCGGAATAGCCCGGGAAACCTGAGTTTGAGCAAGGGAATACACATAATTCTAGACAAAAAGGTGATCGGCATAAATTATGCAATAGCGTTCAGATCACACATTGACAAGAGGCAGCTCTTCATCATCCCAAGGGATAAGGTTACGATTATAGGCACAACGGACAAATTCATCGATTCTCCAGACGATTTCTCGGTTCCTGAAGAAGATATAAATTATCTGATTGATAGCGTCAAACGGCTCTTTCCCACAGTAAGCAGGGATAAGGTTATAGGGTCGTTTGCGGGCATAAGGCCGCTTTTCGGCAGCGGAGATGACCCGGGAAAGATATCAAGAGATTTCCACATAGAACGAGATAATGGATTAATAGACATATACGGCGGGAAGCTCACCAGCTACAGGGCAATTGCCAGGAAAGTTGCCAGGATGATTGCTCCAGAATTAAAGATAAATATTAGGACAAAAGGTCTTCCTGTTATAGATTATAAGCGTCCTAAAGGCGAGGATCGTATTAGTTTTGAAGCCATGTATGAATGCCCCCTGTATCCGGAAGACATAAAGCTAAGGAGGGAAGCTGCACAGATATACGATCCCATGGGGCAGGAAAAGGTAGAGAAGGACGCGGAGACTGTGCTGAAGTCCATGGAAAAGTAACATGAAGATAGGTCTGATAGTCAATCCAATAGCTGGCGGAGGAAAGGCTGTAAACAGCATTCCGCAGATTCAGGAAAAACTCGGTGACATTACAGAGCTTGTAATTACCGGAAAGAGGGGGGAAGCTGAAAGCAACGCAAGGAAGTTTTCCCAAGATAGATTTGATATGGTAGCTGTTGCTGGTGGAGACGGAACCCTCAACGAGGCCGCCCAGGCTCTCACCGGTACTGATACTGCAATGATCCCCCTTGCTTTCGGCAACGGATCGGACTTCATCAAAAGCGTCGGAAATATAGAGATCGCAGAACTTCCTGAAGCAGTGAAGGCA is a window from the Thermoplasmatales archaeon genome containing:
- the lysM_2 gene encoding HTH-type transcriptional regulator LysM, which translates into the protein MINDRAELDQRLISILRGNSRMPLSDIARELNISRITVKHRIDDLVSSGVISGFTLKLSIEDENLAIVHFSKNSELPADLLLEDYELIDGSHMAVMHYEDIPKIGDLEIRNLEIVKRRKFFDANIRLSHVHCDYCGKLIRDSPLRVTLNNHVYYACCSNCERSIRQKVSKLEKMKT
- the copA_2 gene encoding putative copper-exporting P-type ATPase A; translation: MPTDPVCGMYVPETSNIYTVVDGEKIYFCSKSCMQEYTSPDVRERSLKSRLEVAWAFAIPVLILTYFFQFPFKDYVLLALALPVQLYSGYVFYQGAYMAVKSRSGNMDLLITIGTVTAFVFSIFITLFPRAITSAGVYFDASAFIITLILTGNYVENSTKKRANRSAARLVDMIPATSHFINSSGDVTDRSTSELSAGDRILVKPGELFPCDGKIYEGLTEVDQSILTGEQEPVTRREGDDVYSGTSNLNGSVKVTISKTGKNTTVGQIYDMIRRAATGRAKVQKIADRFSAIFIPIVLSVAFASSIFWVLFLTYVGSPYAIEIAVLSFVSVVVIACPCAIGLAGPITMLISSSISSENGIVIKNAGSLDRLAKATRVVFDKTGTLTESEPEILSISVQGSMKEESLLAMAAAIEMNSNHPVAKAITVEAKRRNLNIPPATGIIEIPGTGIEGKAEGRKIRLERSFQPSGSAVDVFVDGNNVGSIHLGYRIRHGSKEAVDQLKSIGLSLSVLSGDSEPAVADIAAKLGITDIHAGVLPGKKAEVVKQFQADGDYVIFVGDGINDTVALETADVGIAMGSGSEIARNSGDLIILSNDLGSIPKAIVIAGKTVSKIRQNIFWAISYNSALIPVAAGILVPVFGLTIYSILPMLAALAMGFSSTTVVMNSILMKGRTQKVLRGIGNSAVVKQVTGGA
- a CDS encoding Putative sterol carrier protein codes for the protein MAKFPSEEWVKEYMEKLNASKAYEDAGKTWEGDIMFVVQKDEAHPSDEYIYLDLYHGKCRSAKYIASADNLPKTEFKYIGKYSNWNKLLNREIDPIQGILTGKFKLEGPMMKIMRYTKAAKEMVNTAATVGQ
- a CDS encoding glycolate oxidase subunit GlcD produces the protein MPAVRVLYGTRDKYEIHPAAVREIESFFGIRWSDILWDGKVQVPDLPQDKKLKEDLSGMLDPDKISLDPQSRLIHSFGLSSNEIAGLKAGRYPEIVDAVVEPEAKDLPGLIAFLKSRKIHSIIYGGGTSVNGSLLYKRKGLTIAISTDRLKEYRVVDNIAIVGSGWKGGELEKKLNESGLTAGHFPESMLASTVGGWVATKAAGQESNYYGSIEDRTIGAVVVRSDGIIRDTISPRESSGIMAKDIALGSEGRYGVITEVALKVQSLPKKRFYRAFILRDFESGIDYMRKLHGIPAVVRLSDAEETGFSLNNTEESFGIRYVRSRIRSMGFEKPCLIIMIDNDQDRIVKPPRSISLGRSPAVTWERDRYERPYLGNELWKRGIIPDTLETSAIWDNMATLHSTTLLEFERIREERGFRGFIMSHISHVYDQGACIYFTFAIMSGNEIEDLSAVREAILNNFITQGSPVTHHHGPGTLMRKYVEKNMIAMQALLMDPIFSEVE
- a CDS encoding glycerol-3-phosphate dehydrogenase, with the translated sequence MKEFSFRTREKEISELDGKHFQVAIIGGGITGAGLANIMAENGVSTVLFDKSDFCAGTSAGSSKLIHGGLRYLQQGKIRLTRELLKEREYLLKTTDIVKKLDFKVIIDDYSWGKGELTFGIFLYNVLAGHLKVQRMVKDNLGIPGVKGYFPYYDAVTEDTELVMYNIAYASQLGATCLNYTEITSISKPDKNYALEYIDRHGKKTGKVSAEIVVNCGGPWAKRVRELYDRNSPGNLSLSKGIHIILDKKVIGINYAIAFRSHIDKRQLFIIPRDKVTIIGTTDKFIDSPDDFSVPEEDINYLIDSVKRLFPTVSRDKVIGSFAGIRPLFGSGDDPGKISRDFHIERDNGLIDIYGGKLTSYRAIARKVARMIAPELKINIRTKGLPVIDYKRPKGEDRISFEAMYECPLYPEDIKLRREAAQIYDPMGQEKVEKDAETVLKSMEK